A genomic segment from Dermatobacter hominis encodes:
- a CDS encoding TetR/AcrR family transcriptional regulator, whose product MATDEDGDDPIAVRAARYSTAQRRTADVALDLFAAHGVAGTSLQMIADDLGVTKAAVYHQFRSKESIVVAVLDVRLLPLADAVDRAEAAGGTPSARRELLTAILRAVVADRAAWRALQSDPVLLRTLGEHGPSRDLWSRLFRLLVGDDREPADRVRAAVLSAAIGAVSHPFVADLPDDELAADLLPILSELAGTAPPHRGRRTAPPDPPDR is encoded by the coding sequence GTGGCGACCGACGAGGACGGCGATGACCCGATCGCGGTGCGCGCCGCCCGCTACAGCACGGCGCAGCGCCGGACCGCCGACGTCGCGCTGGACCTCTTCGCGGCCCACGGGGTCGCCGGCACGTCGCTGCAGATGATCGCCGACGACCTCGGCGTCACCAAGGCCGCGGTGTACCACCAGTTCCGGTCGAAGGAGTCCATCGTCGTGGCGGTGCTCGACGTGCGGCTGCTGCCGCTCGCCGACGCGGTCGACCGCGCCGAGGCGGCCGGGGGCACCCCGTCGGCGCGCCGGGAGCTCCTCACCGCGATCCTCCGGGCCGTCGTCGCGGACCGGGCGGCCTGGCGCGCCCTGCAGTCCGACCCGGTCCTGCTGCGGACGCTCGGCGAGCACGGACCGTCCCGCGACCTGTGGAGCCGCCTGTTCCGCCTCCTCGTCGGCGACGACCGGGAGCCCGCCGACCGAGTGCGGGCCGCGGTCCTGTCGGCCGCGATCGGCGCCGTCTCGCACCCCTTCGTCGCCGACCTCCCCGACGACGAGCTGGCGGCCGACCTCCTGCCGATCCTGTCGGAGCTCGCCGGCACGGCCCCGCCGCACCGGGGCCGGCGGACGGCGCCCCCGGATCCGCCGGATCGCTAG
- a CDS encoding acyl-CoA dehydrogenase family protein: protein MELTNPPTDPEVRDEIIDTVRRFVARDVIGVASELEHRDEFPADIVATMRELGLFGITIPERFGGLGLDLLTYVGVIEELAYGWMSLTGIVNTHTMAATLLMRHGTEEQCERLLPTMATGEVRGAMSLSEPDAGSDTQNISCRAVRDGDEYVVDGTKAWVTNGERAGIVALVARTEEGISTFVVEKEPGPTFEGISIASHVGKLGYRGTETVEMSYAGHRVPAANLVGEPGRGLPQILGVLEIGRINIASRAVGVARAAFDAALTYAQQRETFGKPIAQHQAIQMKLADMATRLQAARLLTRDAAERKAAGLRCDVEAGMAKLFASETALELATEAMRIHGGVGYTTDLPVERYYRDAPLMVIGEGTNEIQRIVIARGLLARSMEAPDRSVL, encoded by the coding sequence GTGGAGCTGACGAACCCGCCCACCGACCCCGAGGTGCGCGACGAGATCATCGACACGGTCCGCCGCTTCGTCGCCCGCGACGTCATCGGAGTGGCGTCCGAGCTGGAGCACCGTGACGAGTTCCCCGCCGACATCGTCGCCACGATGCGCGAGCTGGGGCTGTTCGGCATCACGATCCCCGAGCGGTTCGGCGGTCTGGGGCTCGACCTCCTCACCTACGTCGGCGTGATCGAGGAGCTCGCGTACGGCTGGATGAGCCTCACCGGCATCGTGAACACCCACACGATGGCGGCCACGTTGCTCATGCGCCACGGGACCGAGGAGCAGTGCGAGCGACTCCTCCCGACGATGGCGACCGGCGAGGTCCGCGGTGCGATGTCCCTCTCGGAGCCCGACGCCGGCAGCGACACGCAGAACATCTCGTGCCGGGCCGTGCGCGACGGCGACGAGTACGTCGTCGACGGCACCAAGGCCTGGGTCACCAACGGCGAGCGGGCCGGCATCGTCGCCCTGGTCGCCCGGACCGAGGAGGGCATCTCGACCTTCGTCGTCGAGAAGGAGCCCGGCCCCACGTTCGAGGGCATCTCGATCGCCAGCCATGTCGGCAAGCTCGGCTACCGGGGGACGGAGACGGTCGAGATGTCCTACGCCGGCCACCGCGTGCCGGCCGCCAACCTCGTGGGCGAGCCGGGGCGCGGCCTTCCGCAGATCCTGGGCGTGCTCGAGATCGGGCGCATCAACATCGCCTCGCGAGCGGTCGGCGTGGCCCGGGCCGCGTTCGACGCCGCGCTCACCTACGCGCAGCAGCGCGAGACCTTCGGGAAGCCGATCGCCCAGCACCAGGCGATCCAGATGAAGCTCGCCGACATGGCGACCCGCCTGCAGGCCGCCCGGCTGCTCACGCGGGACGCGGCGGAGCGCAAGGCGGCCGGCCTGCGCTGCGACGTGGAGGCGGGCATGGCCAAGCTCTTCGCGAGCGAGACGGCCTTGGAGCTCGCCACCGAGGCGATGCGCATCCACGGCGGCGTCGGCTACACGACCGACCTGCCCGTCGAGCGCTACTACCGGGACGCACCCCTCATGGTCATCGGCGAGGGCACGAACGAGATCCAGCGGATCGTGATCGCCCGAGGCCTGCTCGCCCGCTCGATGGAGGCGCCCGACCGGTCCGTCCTCTGA
- a CDS encoding amidohydrolase family protein: MPPTRFLDVPVFDADNHMYETKEALTKFLPDRYRGAIDYVDVRGRTKIAVRGRISEYIPNPTFDVVARPGAQEDYFRHGNPDGKSRREIFGEPMRAIDAFREPASRLALMDEQGIDRALMFPTLASLIEERMRDAPELAHAVVHALNEWMYETWQFDYEGRIFATPVITLPIVERAIEELEWVVERGARVVLIRPAPPSGPRGPRSFGFPEFDPFWEKVVEHDLLVGMHSSDSGYDRYTNDWMGSDSEMLPFQPQAFRMLSQWRPVEDAVAALICHGALSRHPDLKVAVIENGSSWVAPLLGNLADTYKKMPQDFIEDPVAVFKRNIYVSPFWEEDLGALAELIGTGHVLFGSDYPHPEGLADPASYVDELAGLPDDAIRKIMGGNLASLVGVEDTVVA, translated from the coding sequence ATGCCACCCACACGCTTCCTCGACGTCCCGGTGTTCGACGCCGACAACCACATGTACGAGACCAAGGAGGCGCTGACGAAGTTCCTCCCCGACCGCTACCGCGGCGCGATCGACTACGTCGACGTCCGGGGCCGCACGAAGATCGCGGTGCGCGGGCGGATCAGCGAGTACATCCCCAACCCGACCTTCGACGTCGTCGCCCGGCCCGGTGCGCAGGAGGACTACTTCCGGCACGGCAACCCCGACGGCAAGTCGCGCCGCGAGATCTTCGGCGAGCCGATGCGTGCGATCGACGCCTTCCGTGAGCCGGCGTCGCGGTTGGCGCTGATGGACGAGCAGGGGATCGACCGGGCGCTCATGTTCCCGACGTTGGCCAGCCTGATCGAGGAGCGGATGCGCGACGCCCCCGAGCTCGCCCACGCCGTCGTCCACGCGCTCAACGAGTGGATGTACGAGACCTGGCAGTTCGACTACGAGGGCCGCATCTTCGCGACGCCGGTGATCACGCTGCCGATCGTCGAGCGCGCCATCGAGGAGCTCGAGTGGGTCGTCGAGCGCGGCGCCCGGGTCGTGCTCATCCGGCCGGCACCCCCGTCGGGACCGCGCGGCCCCCGGTCCTTCGGCTTCCCCGAGTTCGACCCGTTCTGGGAGAAGGTGGTCGAGCACGACCTCCTCGTCGGCATGCACTCGTCCGACAGCGGCTACGACCGCTACACGAACGACTGGATGGGCAGCGACAGCGAGATGCTGCCGTTCCAGCCCCAGGCGTTCCGCATGCTGTCGCAGTGGCGGCCGGTCGAGGACGCCGTCGCCGCCCTGATCTGCCACGGCGCCCTCTCCCGCCACCCCGACCTCAAGGTCGCGGTGATCGAGAACGGCAGCAGCTGGGTCGCGCCGCTGCTCGGCAACCTCGCCGACACCTACAAGAAGATGCCGCAGGACTTCATCGAGGACCCGGTCGCGGTCTTCAAGCGGAACATCTACGTGAGCCCGTTCTGGGAGGAGGACCTCGGCGCGCTGGCCGAGCTCATCGGCACCGGGCACGTGCTGTTCGGCTCCGACTACCCGCACCCCGAGGGCCTGGCCGATCCGGCGAGCTACGTCGACGAGCTGGCGGGGCTGCCCGACGACGCGATCCGCAAGATCATGGGCGGGAACCTCGCCTCGCTGGTCGGGGTCGAGGACACCGTCGTCGCCTGA
- a CDS encoding SDR family NAD(P)-dependent oxidoreductase, which yields MSAASDGAPGATGGGDAARVAVVTGAASGIGLGIARRLASDGHAVALLDRNGPAAEREAAAIVADGGRAIGLECDVSDRPAVETAYAVVRGDLGPITIVVTSAGIESFDRIESISPELWDRVIGVNLTGTFTCLQLAIADMEEAGWGRMVTISSSSAQSGTSRMAHYVASKGGVIGLTKAFAHELAKRNITVNTIPPTLVDTPMARHAEQEGDVPPIDTIAGFVPLGRAGTPDDIAAACSFLCSEEAGYITGQVIGVNGGMYI from the coding sequence GTGAGCGCGGCCTCCGACGGCGCTCCCGGCGCCACCGGCGGGGGCGACGCCGCCCGGGTCGCCGTCGTCACCGGCGCGGCGTCGGGCATCGGCCTCGGCATCGCCCGTCGGCTCGCGTCCGACGGCCACGCCGTCGCGCTGCTCGACCGCAACGGCCCGGCCGCCGAGCGCGAGGCCGCCGCGATCGTCGCCGACGGCGGCCGGGCGATCGGGCTCGAGTGCGACGTCTCGGACCGGCCCGCGGTCGAGACGGCGTACGCCGTGGTCCGGGGCGACCTCGGGCCGATCACGATCGTGGTCACCAGCGCCGGCATCGAGTCGTTCGACCGGATCGAGTCGATCTCCCCCGAGCTCTGGGACCGCGTCATCGGGGTCAACCTCACCGGCACCTTCACCTGCCTGCAGCTCGCCATCGCCGACATGGAGGAGGCGGGCTGGGGCCGCATGGTGACGATCTCGTCGTCGAGCGCGCAGTCCGGGACCAGCCGGATGGCGCACTACGTGGCGTCCAAGGGCGGCGTCATCGGGCTGACCAAGGCGTTCGCCCACGAGCTCGCCAAGCGCAACATCACCGTCAACACGATCCCGCCCACGCTGGTCGACACACCGATGGCCCGCCACGCCGAGCAGGAGGGCGACGTGCCGCCGATCGACACGATCGCCGGCTTCGTGCCGCTCGGCCGCGCCGGCACGCCCGACGACATCGCCGCCGCGTGCTCGTTCCTGTGCAGCGAGGAGGCGGGCTACATCACCGGCCAGGTGATCGGCGTCAACGGCGGCATGTACATCTGA
- a CDS encoding TIGR03564 family F420-dependent LLM class oxidoreductase, whose product MRIGLMIGPERGRYDTKVDRLRRDGRWAEEAGFSTVWVPQIPDEFDALTAAALIGAETERIEIGTAVVPVQPRHPVALAQQALSVQAVCRGRLRLGLGVSHHWIIDEMLGLPYERPIATMRDQLDVLEPALAGPGMVDVENGTYRVHVPLDVTDVAPTPVLIAALGPQMLRLAGERTDGTILWMADERSIETHVAPRIGQAAAAAGRPAPRIVAGVPVCVCDEDRVDEAVARANRLLAEAEVSPNYQQLLTHGEAREVGDILAAGSEASVTKRLRSFADAGATDVSIRVVPIGDTRDELITSRQRTRDFLASLQGEL is encoded by the coding sequence GTGCGCATCGGCCTGATGATCGGCCCGGAGCGCGGGCGGTACGACACGAAGGTCGATCGCCTCCGCCGCGACGGCCGGTGGGCCGAGGAGGCCGGGTTCTCGACCGTCTGGGTCCCGCAGATCCCCGACGAGTTCGACGCCCTCACGGCCGCGGCCCTCATCGGGGCCGAGACCGAGCGCATCGAGATCGGCACGGCCGTCGTGCCCGTCCAGCCCCGGCACCCGGTCGCGCTGGCGCAGCAGGCGCTGTCGGTCCAGGCGGTGTGCCGCGGCCGGCTGCGCCTCGGCCTCGGCGTGTCGCACCACTGGATCATCGACGAGATGCTCGGTCTGCCGTACGAGCGCCCCATCGCCACCATGCGGGACCAGCTCGACGTGCTCGAGCCGGCGCTCGCCGGACCCGGGATGGTCGACGTCGAGAACGGCACCTACCGGGTGCACGTCCCGCTCGACGTGACCGACGTCGCGCCGACCCCGGTCCTGATCGCGGCGCTCGGCCCGCAGATGCTGCGCCTGGCGGGGGAGCGGACCGACGGGACGATCCTCTGGATGGCCGACGAGCGGTCGATCGAGACCCACGTCGCGCCCCGCATCGGCCAGGCCGCCGCCGCGGCCGGTCGGCCGGCCCCGAGGATCGTCGCCGGCGTGCCCGTGTGCGTCTGCGACGAGGACCGGGTCGACGAGGCGGTGGCCCGGGCCAACCGGCTCCTCGCCGAGGCCGAGGTGTCGCCGAACTACCAGCAACTCCTCACCCATGGCGAGGCCCGCGAGGTCGGCGACATCCTCGCTGCGGGGTCCGAGGCGTCCGTGACCAAGCGTCTGCGGTCCTTCGCGGATGCCGGGGCCACCGACGTGTCGATCCGCGTCGTGCCGATCGGCGACACCCGCGACGAGCTCATCACCTCGCGCCAGCGCACGCGCGACTTCCTCGCCTCCCTGCAGGGCGAGCTGTGA
- a CDS encoding acyl-CoA dehydrogenase family protein — protein MELDDFRGALDRWLDDEAAALAPGPGATATMDGEMAQLAKVKRLTFDAGWMRWGWPERVGGLGGSPLLRGYLGEAVTARGLVDPGLYSMTEVLAPTMIDYAPPELAAEAVPRLLRGDETWCQGFSEPGTGSNLAALSCRATLVPGAGGDVWRVDGQKVWTSLAQYAQRCVLLVRTGTAEDAHRGITALFVDMDTPGITVRPIRTVHGRDEFSEVFFDGVEVPRDRQLGEPGQGWSVAMDLLPYERSTALWHRGAFLRRRLGDLVATAPPGALHADEVGRAVVDLFALRARSRGTLHRLDGGEQLGAETSIDKIMLATCEQQVFDLAADALADRIALGDDEDSEHWRSEFLYSRAATIYGGSAEIQRNIVARRLLDLGADR, from the coding sequence ATGGAGCTCGACGACTTCCGGGGGGCGCTCGACCGCTGGCTCGACGACGAGGCCGCCGCGCTGGCGCCCGGCCCCGGGGCCACCGCCACGATGGACGGCGAGATGGCGCAGCTCGCCAAGGTCAAGCGGCTCACGTTCGACGCCGGCTGGATGCGGTGGGGGTGGCCCGAGCGCGTCGGGGGCCTCGGCGGCTCGCCGCTGCTGCGCGGCTACCTCGGCGAGGCCGTGACGGCCCGGGGCCTGGTCGATCCCGGCCTGTACTCGATGACCGAGGTCCTCGCCCCGACCATGATCGACTACGCCCCGCCCGAGCTCGCCGCCGAGGCCGTCCCCCGGCTCCTGCGCGGCGACGAGACCTGGTGCCAGGGCTTCTCCGAACCGGGCACCGGGTCGAACCTGGCGGCGTTGTCCTGCCGCGCCACGCTGGTGCCGGGGGCGGGTGGCGACGTGTGGCGCGTCGACGGCCAGAAGGTCTGGACCAGCCTCGCCCAGTACGCGCAGCGGTGCGTCCTGCTGGTGCGGACCGGCACGGCCGAGGACGCGCACCGCGGGATCACGGCCCTTTTCGTCGACATGGACACCCCCGGCATCACGGTGCGGCCGATCCGGACGGTGCACGGGCGCGACGAGTTCAGCGAGGTCTTCTTCGACGGCGTCGAGGTGCCGCGGGACCGGCAGCTCGGCGAGCCCGGTCAGGGCTGGTCGGTCGCGATGGATCTCCTCCCGTACGAGCGCAGCACCGCGCTGTGGCACCGGGGCGCCTTCCTCCGCCGCCGCCTCGGCGACCTGGTGGCGACCGCACCGCCCGGGGCGCTCCACGCCGACGAGGTCGGCCGGGCGGTCGTGGACCTGTTCGCGCTGCGAGCGCGGTCGAGGGGCACCCTGCACCGCCTGGACGGCGGCGAGCAGCTCGGGGCCGAGACGTCGATCGACAAGATCATGCTGGCGACCTGCGAGCAGCAGGTGTTCGACCTGGCCGCGGACGCGCTCGCGGACCGGATCGCGCTGGGCGACGACGAGGACAGCGAGCACTGGCGATCCGAGTTCCTCTACTCGCGCGCCGCGACGATCTACGGCGGCAGCGCCGAGATCCAGCGCAACATCGTCGCCCGGCGCCTGCTCGACCTCGGGGCCGACCGATGA
- a CDS encoding ferredoxin--NADP reductase → MAVPAPAGDRPVRDHGFHRVPVARVVAETEDARSFVLDVPPELRPGFAYRAGQFCTFRVHVEGATHLRCYSMSSAPEVDPALTVTVKRVPGGVVSNWLIDSVRPGDELEVTFPAGVFQLAGSTGEVVGFAAGSGITPIISLVRSALATTGRHVRLLYANRDRDATIFARALDELERSSGGRLRVEHRWDVEHGFVDAAAVRTFVRGTDVDAEVYVCGPTPFMDVVESTLLDDGVARERIHIERFTPAGASGAVDGAVDTAIGADEAPVGPATDGPATDGPAAERTVRIEVEGRSGDTVHHEGTTLLQTARELGLDPPSSCESGSCATCMARLVEGTVTMHVNDALTDEEVADGWVLTCQSVPTSDRVHVVYGYD, encoded by the coding sequence GTGGCCGTTCCAGCTCCAGCCGGGGACCGCCCGGTGCGGGACCACGGCTTCCACCGCGTGCCGGTCGCCCGCGTCGTGGCCGAGACCGAGGACGCCCGCTCGTTCGTCCTGGACGTACCACCCGAGCTGCGGCCCGGCTTCGCCTACCGGGCCGGGCAGTTCTGCACCTTCCGGGTGCACGTCGAGGGCGCCACCCACCTGCGCTGCTACTCGATGTCGTCGGCCCCGGAGGTCGACCCCGCCCTGACCGTGACCGTGAAGCGCGTCCCCGGCGGCGTCGTGTCCAACTGGCTGATCGACTCGGTCCGCCCCGGCGACGAGCTCGAGGTCACGTTCCCGGCGGGCGTCTTCCAGCTCGCCGGCTCCACCGGCGAGGTCGTCGGGTTCGCGGCCGGCAGCGGCATCACTCCGATCATCTCGCTCGTCCGCTCCGCGCTGGCGACGACCGGGCGGCACGTGCGGCTGCTCTACGCGAACCGCGACCGGGACGCGACGATCTTCGCCCGGGCGCTCGACGAGCTCGAGCGGTCGTCCGGGGGACGGCTCCGCGTGGAGCACCGCTGGGACGTCGAGCACGGGTTCGTCGACGCCGCCGCGGTGCGCACCTTCGTGCGTGGGACCGACGTCGATGCCGAGGTCTACGTCTGCGGTCCGACCCCGTTCATGGACGTGGTCGAGTCGACGCTGCTCGACGACGGCGTGGCGCGCGAGCGCATCCACATCGAGCGCTTCACGCCCGCCGGGGCGTCGGGCGCGGTCGACGGTGCCGTCGACACCGCGATCGGCGCGGACGAGGCCCCGGTCGGGCCGGCGACGGACGGGCCGGCGACGGACGGGCCGGCCGCCGAGCGGACGGTCCGGATCGAGGTCGAGGGGCGCTCGGGCGACACCGTCCACCACGAGGGGACGACGCTGCTCCAGACCGCCCGGGAGCTCGGGCTCGACCCGCCCTCGTCGTGCGAGTCGGGCAGCTGCGCCACCTGCATGGCGAGGCTGGTGGAGGGCACGGTGACCATGCACGTGAACGACGCGCTCACCGACGAGGAGGTCGCCGACGGGTGGGTGCTCACCTGCCAGTCGGTCCCCACGTCGGACCGGGTGCACGTCGTGTACGGCTACGACTGA
- a CDS encoding TetR/AcrR family transcriptional regulator, producing the protein MASNRRIGTTDSATRSHLLDVAEEMLLEEGYAAVTSRKLGARAEVSPQLVHYYFRTMDELFVEVFRRRAEQGLERAGQALAEDASLTAIWELTSNPLGARFNLEFAALANHRKAIRAEVAEFGDRFRRLQHDAVTARFEELGIPPEVCPPTVALLAMTGLAQIMSIESSFGLTTGHAEARRFVHDLLERIERGEVPVPG; encoded by the coding sequence ATGGCCTCGAACCGCCGCATCGGCACGACGGACTCCGCCACCCGGTCGCATCTCCTCGACGTGGCCGAGGAGATGCTGCTCGAGGAGGGCTACGCCGCGGTCACGTCGCGCAAGCTGGGCGCCCGGGCCGAGGTGAGCCCGCAGCTCGTCCACTACTACTTCCGTACGATGGACGAGCTGTTCGTCGAGGTGTTCCGGCGGCGGGCCGAGCAGGGCCTCGAGCGCGCCGGGCAGGCGCTCGCCGAGGACGCGTCCCTCACGGCGATCTGGGAGCTGACGTCGAACCCGCTCGGCGCCCGGTTCAACCTCGAGTTCGCGGCCCTCGCCAACCACCGCAAGGCGATCCGCGCCGAGGTCGCCGAGTTCGGCGACCGGTTCCGGCGGCTGCAGCACGACGCGGTCACCGCCCGCTTCGAGGAGCTGGGCATCCCGCCCGAGGTCTGCCCGCCGACCGTCGCGCTGCTGGCCATGACCGGCCTGGCCCAGATCATGTCGATCGAGTCGTCGTTCGGCCTGACGACCGGCCACGCCGAGGCCCGACGCTTCGTGCACGACCTGCTCGAGCGGATCGAGCGCGGCGAGGTCCCGGTCCCGGGCTAG
- a CDS encoding nuclear transport factor 2 family protein — MATTTDDVIELTQTLARYAVGMTKGDVDAVVDTFTPDGTYRAFGDTYALSDFPTLVAAAPKGLFMVGPPALALDGDEGSGEQPLCFVDQTDHAMRIGWYTDTYRRTDAGWRIRTRSMTFLRRSGARDGGRPHDPTRPAPSA; from the coding sequence GTGGCGACGACCACGGACGACGTGATCGAGCTGACCCAGACGCTGGCGCGCTACGCCGTCGGCATGACGAAGGGCGACGTCGACGCCGTCGTCGACACCTTCACCCCCGACGGGACCTACCGGGCGTTCGGCGACACGTACGCGCTGTCCGACTTCCCCACCCTCGTGGCCGCCGCCCCGAAGGGCCTGTTCATGGTCGGGCCGCCCGCGCTGGCGCTCGACGGCGACGAGGGCTCGGGCGAGCAGCCGCTGTGCTTCGTGGACCAGACCGACCACGCGATGCGCATCGGCTGGTACACCGACACCTACCGCCGCACCGACGCGGGCTGGCGCATCCGGACCCGGTCGATGACCTTCCTCCGCCGCAGCGGCGCCCGCGACGGTGGCCGTCCGCACGACCCCACCCGCCCGGCGCCGAGCGCCTGA
- a CDS encoding cytochrome P450, translating into MADYDEVDFFTDASLLEDPYPYFEHLRAKCPIAPTGTYGVLAVTGWDEASEIYRDVDTFSSCNSVIGPFAEFPVALEGDDVSATIDEFRDQLPMNEHMVTMDPPMHTNERALLMRLLTPRRLKENEAFMWGLADRQLDEFLANGRCEFIREYAQPFAMFAVADVLGVPEEDHGEFRRFFGMSQPPGMVNQGDVKDDAPLNKLDSLDEWFATYIEDRRANPRKDVLTDLALGTYPDGSVPPVVNVVRSATFLFAAGQETTAKLLATCLQHLCEHPEVQDELRAERELIPEFVEEALRLESPVKADFRLTRRTTNVSGVEIAAGTPVMLLNGAANRDPRRFECPEEFRIRRPNSREHVAFGRGHHSCPGGPLARVEARVSLERILDRTRDLRLSEEHHGPPGDRHFDYEPTWILRGLTKLHIEFTPVEAAS; encoded by the coding sequence GTGGCCGACTACGACGAGGTCGACTTCTTCACCGACGCCTCGCTGCTCGAGGACCCGTACCCGTACTTCGAGCACCTGCGGGCCAAGTGCCCGATCGCCCCCACCGGCACCTACGGGGTGCTGGCGGTCACCGGGTGGGACGAGGCCTCGGAGATCTACCGGGACGTCGACACCTTCTCGTCGTGCAACTCGGTCATCGGCCCGTTCGCCGAGTTCCCGGTGGCGCTCGAGGGCGACGACGTGAGCGCGACGATCGACGAGTTCCGCGACCAGCTGCCGATGAACGAGCACATGGTCACGATGGACCCGCCGATGCACACGAACGAGCGGGCCCTGCTCATGCGGCTGCTCACGCCCCGGCGCCTGAAGGAGAACGAGGCGTTCATGTGGGGCCTCGCCGACCGCCAGCTCGACGAGTTCCTCGCCAACGGCCGGTGCGAGTTCATCCGCGAGTACGCGCAGCCCTTCGCCATGTTCGCGGTGGCCGATGTGCTCGGCGTGCCCGAGGAGGACCACGGCGAGTTCCGCCGCTTCTTCGGCATGAGCCAGCCGCCGGGCATGGTCAACCAGGGCGACGTGAAGGACGACGCGCCGCTCAACAAGCTCGACTCGCTCGACGAGTGGTTCGCGACCTACATCGAGGACCGCCGCGCCAACCCCCGCAAGGACGTGCTGACCGACCTCGCCCTCGGGACCTACCCCGACGGGTCGGTCCCGCCGGTCGTGAACGTCGTGCGCAGCGCGACGTTCCTCTTCGCCGCCGGCCAGGAGACGACGGCCAAGCTGCTCGCCACCTGCCTGCAGCACCTGTGCGAGCACCCCGAGGTGCAGGACGAGCTGCGGGCGGAGCGCGAGCTGATCCCCGAGTTCGTCGAGGAGGCGCTCCGGCTGGAGAGCCCGGTCAAGGCCGACTTCCGCCTGACGCGCCGCACCACGAACGTGAGCGGCGTCGAGATCGCGGCCGGCACGCCCGTCATGCTGCTCAACGGCGCCGCCAACCGCGATCCCCGCCGGTTCGAGTGCCCCGAGGAGTTCCGCATCCGCCGGCCCAACTCGCGCGAGCACGTCGCGTTCGGTCGGGGCCACCACTCCTGCCCCGGCGGGCCGCTCGCCAGGGTCGAGGCCCGGGTGAGCCTGGAGCGCATCCTCGACCGGACCCGCGACCTGCGGCTGTCGGAGGAGCACCACGGCCCGCCCGGTGACCGCCACTTCGACTACGAGCCGACGTGGATCCTCCGTGGCCTGACCAAGCTCCACATCGAGTTCACCCCCGTCGAGGCCGCGTCGTGA
- a CDS encoding acyl-CoA dehydrogenase family protein, translating into MTASLDATEVDILATALRQAAATRTGPDLDAALDEIGWLDAVALVPRAAVAALFEAQGAAGTTSGALGRLLADGLGIPLEPGGVPLLPAFGTARPPAGRRDGTVDVDGLADASITAASRVVLVAAGSDGAPSWTTVPTGSLVAQEVRGLDPDLRLVAIAADGLADPGGWRPAGSSWDGAVATARLALGHELVGTMRTMLGQARQHALDRVQFDRPIAGFQAVRHRLAEALVAVEAAEAALDGAWTDGSPLAAAIAGAACGHGARTVRRHCQQVLAGIGFTTEHDLHRSVRRSIVLDGLLGDARTVTAEVGAAVLAGRRLPDLLPL; encoded by the coding sequence ATGACCGCGTCGCTCGACGCCACCGAGGTCGACATCCTCGCCACCGCCCTCCGCCAGGCCGCCGCCACGCGGACCGGGCCGGACCTCGACGCGGCGCTCGACGAGATCGGCTGGCTCGACGCCGTCGCCCTCGTGCCCCGGGCCGCGGTCGCGGCGCTGTTCGAGGCGCAGGGCGCGGCGGGGACGACCTCAGGGGCGCTCGGCCGCCTGCTGGCCGACGGGCTCGGGATCCCGCTCGAGCCGGGCGGCGTGCCGCTCCTGCCGGCGTTCGGCACCGCGCGCCCGCCCGCCGGGCGCCGTGACGGCACCGTGGACGTCGACGGCCTCGCCGACGCCTCGATCACCGCCGCGTCACGGGTGGTGCTGGTGGCCGCCGGCTCCGACGGCGCCCCGTCGTGGACGACGGTGCCGACCGGGTCGCTGGTGGCGCAGGAGGTGCGGGGGCTCGACCCCGACCTCCGCCTGGTCGCGATCGCCGCCGACGGACTGGCCGACCCCGGGGGCTGGCGGCCGGCCGGATCGTCGTGGGACGGGGCCGTGGCGACCGCTCGGCTCGCGCTCGGCCACGAGCTGGTCGGGACGATGCGCACCATGCTCGGCCAGGCCCGCCAGCACGCGCTCGACCGGGTCCAGTTCGACCGGCCGATCGCCGGGTTCCAGGCCGTGCGCCACCGGCTCGCCGAGGCGCTCGTCGCCGTCGAGGCGGCCGAGGCCGCGCTCGACGGGGCCTGGACCGACGGGTCGCCGCTCGCCGCCGCGATCGCCGGCGCCGCGTGCGGCCACGGCGCCCGGACCGTGCGCCGGCACTGCCAGCAGGTGCTGGCCGGGATCGGCTTCACCACCGAGCACGACCTCCACCGCTCCGTCCGTCGCTCCATCGTGCTCGACGGGCTGCTCGGCGACGCCCGCACGGTCACCGCCGAGGTCGGCGCCGCGGTCCTTGCCGGCCGGCGGCTCCCCGACCTGCTGCCGCTCTAG